Below is a genomic region from Erigeron canadensis isolate Cc75 chromosome 7, C_canadensis_v1, whole genome shotgun sequence.
AGCAATTAAGTGCCAGAAGGTTTCTGCTGTGGAAGTCCCTAATTAGAGTCTTTGAACACCCACGTAGGTATTAAGCCTCATTGCTTCAATTAGTTAAGATGTCGCATATGCAAGAAACCTACAGCCTTACCGCAACGGTGATCTGTAGTCCTCTTTTGCTTCTCATAACTGAAATTTGGGAACTTTCGATTTTCTAGTTTAGTGAAAAGGTAACGAGAACTGTGAGACGGTTTTCTCCACATTTAGCAGCGAAATTGAGACCCCCACTAACGTGAGCTTCATTTCCTTCTGATTATATATTGTCACATAGATGTAGATTCTTTTTACATGGTTACCTAAGTACCTAACTTGCAGGCCTATTATTCGTGGACGCCCTTCGTCTAAGAGAGCAATTTATATATGTGGACGACCTCCTTGGGTGTTTGTTACATTATTCTCTACCggtaaactatatatttttgaactttttgctTCTGTATTTGTTTTCCGATTCTTTTATGGAGAAAATTgagtataattttattaatatatatgcaGCGAGTTTCTTCCTCTGGTTTTTTTCTTGTGGGCTCTTGACTTTGTTATGGGCATTTACTATTGGACTTCTTGGTAATTACAGAGTACTTTATTTATCGTGTTATAATGTATCCATAAGTATATGGAGAAGTATTCCTGCATATGCTAACTTACCTTTCCTCTCATCAGCTACAGGGTTGCATGCCAGTTTCCGAACACCTAATTTGAAAGCTCGTTTGAATACATTCCGTGAGGAGTTCCGAGCAGTTTGGCGCAATTATAGTTACTTTTAGGTTTTTAGACTTATGTGTTTGACTTTACACCTTGAATCCTTGATGATATACTTATGTTTTAGTATTAGGCTAGGGGGAGGGCTTCACCACCCGGCCCCTCCCCTCCCAGGATTTTCACTCAATGCAAGGAGCACTTCCCCGCCTCTTCCCGCCCCTCCCCCACCCTTTATTATTTAATTCATTTTCtagttatttttattcaaataaaaactaaaacttttatttaataagttAACTAATACATTATTAAactcaaacaacaaaataaaacaccaaactacaatattaaacgaaccgacaacacaatacataatTAAACTAGCAATCGAGGCCTGGGATGAATGTGCGATTaatatggtcaatgagatccatcCGAAGATCTTCTTGGACGTTTGAGTCTTGTATTTCTGCAAGTCGAGCATCTGAT
It encodes:
- the LOC122609527 gene encoding PRA1 family protein A1-like, whose product is MDWGSVTTEDLIEALREVEWSSGPRPLSEFFSRFSIPSTLPKWNSRLKCNLYYYRTNYFIMIVFILGLGFIRRPLAIFGATFTALTIALLNDSEKVTRTVRRFSPHLAAKLRPPLTPIIRGRPSSKRAIYICGRPPWVFVTLFSTASFFLWFFSCGLLTLLWAFTIGLLATGLHASFRTPNLKARLNTFREEFRAVWRNYSYF